GCGGCGCCACCATCGTCATGGTGACGCACGATGCCCGCTTCGCCCGCAACGCCGACCGCACCATCCACGTGTTCGACGGTCGCGTCGTTCAGGAGCAGGTGGAGACCGATCCCACCGCCTGATCGATCCGCGCCGCTTCCATCCCTTTCCGTCGCCCCGTCCGCGGGGCGGCAGAAAACTAACCACCATGTTAGAGTTATTGTAGTCGTGTTGAAAAGAAACGGCCGGTCAGCAGTGACCGGCCGTCTTCATATCCCACCTCGCCTTTTTTGCCGTCATGCTCCGCCGCGCGTTCCGCAAAGTTCTGCAGCAGCCCTTCTTCACCCTGCTTACGGTGGCGACTCTGGGCATCGGCATCGGCGCCGTGGCGACCTGTTTTTCGTCGGTCAACACCCTCCTCTTTCGCCCGCTGCCCGCCTCGCCCATGAGCGATCGGTTGGTGTGGCTCAGCCAAACCTCGGCCTCACCGTTCGACGCCGACGTGCAGCGCAACCTCGGCTTTAATTACGTCGACCAACACGAGGTCGCCCAACGCGCCCAGACCCTGTCCGACATCTGGGTCTTCACCAGCCTCACCGTCATCGTCGACGACGAACAGGGCCCCTGGCGCGTGCTCGGCACCAGCATTTCGGTGCACGGTTTTGACGCCCTCGGCGTGCATCCCCAGCTCGGCCGCAACCTGCGCGCGAGCGATATGGCGGCCGATGCGCCACCGGTGGCGCTGATCTCCGACGAGATCTGGACGAGCCGTTTCGACCGCGACCCCGAGATCCTTGAACGCTCACTGGAACTCAACGGCACCCTCACTCGCATCGTCGGCGTGGCACCGCCCCAGTGGCGCTACCCGGAAAGCTCCGATGTGTGGCTGCCGCTCTCGCCCGAACGCGATGACACCGCGCTTTCGGGCTTCGACCAACGCGGCTATTTCGCCTTCGATGCCCATGGCCTGCTGGCTCCGGGCGTGACCATGGCTGAAGCCCTGACGGAACTATCGGCCATAGCGAGCGACCTCGCCGCCGAGTATCCGAAAACCAATGACGGCGTGGGCCTGAGTGTCATGTCGTGGCGCACCGAAGCCACGCGCGACGCCCGCTATTTCACCCTGCTGCTCTTCGCCGCCGGTCTCGTCATCTTCTTCATCGCCTGCGCCAACATCGCCAACCTACAGCTCGCCCGCGGCAGCGACCGTGGCCCGGAGCTCGCAGTGCGCGTCGCCCTCGGCGCGACGCGCTGGAGCCTGCTGCGCCAGTTGCTGCTGGAGAACATGGTGCTCGGCATGCTGGGCGCCATCGCCGGCATGGTGGTCGGCCTGTGGGGCGTCGACTGGGTGCGGACCTCCCTGGAAACCGAACACCCATTCTGGCTGCGCTTCGATCCGGATTGGCGCGTGCTCACCTTCACCGCCGGCTGCGGCCTGGTGGCGAGTTTTGTATTCGGCCTCGTGCCGGCCCTGCGCGATTCGAAACCCGATGTCGCCGCAGGCCTCAAGGAAAGCTCCCGCGCCGGTCTCGATCAGGGCCCGTTCGGCCAACGCCTGCGCAACGGCATCGTCATCATCGAAATCGCCCTCGCTCTGGTGCTGCTGGTAGGCGCGGGCCTGCTCACACGCAGCTTCTTCAAACTCATCGACGTCGATCCCGGCTACGACGCGAAGCAGGTGCTCACCTTCCGTGCCGGCTTCCCCAAGGGCTACGCCGCCGACGGCAACGAAGCCGCCCACTTCTTCGAAGAACTGCCCCGCCGCCTCGAACGCCTGCCCGAGGTCGAACATGCCGGTGCGATCAGTCACATCCCCGGCACGCCGATCTCCACGGTGTCGGCGGAGCTGCGGGCGGATCCCGCCGACGCCAATGCCACGGCCGTAAAACTGGAACGCACCCTCAGCCGCTTCACCACCGCCGGCTACTTCGAAACCATGCGCATCCCGCTGGTGGCCGGTCGTGATTTTGCGGAGAATCAAATGGGCGAGAATGACCCCGTGGTGATCGTCGACACCGCCTTTGCCGCGGCCGTGGGCGTCGCGCCGGCGGACCTGCTCGGGCGTCACGTTTACGCCGGCAAAATGGCCGAGGCCGGCCTGGCGATGGACGGCATGAAAATCATCGGCGTGGTCGGCAGCATTCAGCACTTCCTCCAGCAAACCGACAGCATCCCCACCCTCTACCTGCCGCACCTGCAGGAAGGCGCCAACTTCATGACGGTCACGGTGCGCACCACGGGCGACCCCAAGCAGCTCGCCGATGTGATCGGCAACGAAGTGCTGGCGGTGCATCGCGGCATGCCGATCTACGACGTGTTCACGATGGAGCAGGTGCTCCTGCGCTCGGTG
This portion of the Actomonas aquatica genome encodes:
- a CDS encoding ABC transporter permease, coding for MLRRAFRKVLQQPFFTLLTVATLGIGIGAVATCFSSVNTLLFRPLPASPMSDRLVWLSQTSASPFDADVQRNLGFNYVDQHEVAQRAQTLSDIWVFTSLTVIVDDEQGPWRVLGTSISVHGFDALGVHPQLGRNLRASDMAADAPPVALISDEIWTSRFDRDPEILERSLELNGTLTRIVGVAPPQWRYPESSDVWLPLSPERDDTALSGFDQRGYFAFDAHGLLAPGVTMAEALTELSAIASDLAAEYPKTNDGVGLSVMSWRTEATRDARYFTLLLFAAGLVIFFIACANIANLQLARGSDRGPELAVRVALGATRWSLLRQLLLENMVLGMLGAIAGMVVGLWGVDWVRTSLETEHPFWLRFDPDWRVLTFTAGCGLVASFVFGLVPALRDSKPDVAAGLKESSRAGLDQGPFGQRLRNGIVIIEIALALVLLVGAGLLTRSFFKLIDVDPGYDAKQVLTFRAGFPKGYAADGNEAAHFFEELPRRLERLPEVEHAGAISHIPGTPISTVSAELRADPADANATAVKLERTLSRFTTAGYFETMRIPLVAGRDFAENQMGENDPVVIVDTAFAAAVGVAPADLLGRHVYAGKMAEAGLAMDGMKIIGVVGSIQHFLQQTDSIPTLYLPHLQEGANFMTVTVRTTGDPKQLADVIGNEVLAVHRGMPIYDVFTMEQVLLRSVWQPYFFSRLFLSAGIIAVLLACVGIYGVMTFNVSMRRHEIGLRMALGAPASEVVGDVVRRGLYLVVVGLGAGTIASVLLANLLSGTLHGITPHDLPTFLLVPVVLAAVALGACFLSSRRATHIDPMAAMRVE